The following proteins are co-located in the Caloenas nicobarica isolate bCalNic1 chromosome 33, bCalNic1.hap1, whole genome shotgun sequence genome:
- the LOC136000622 gene encoding keratin, type II cytoskeletal 6B-like: MSRQCYTSSSLLGRRGFSSASAVCGLGRASSSSASVCQPVGRRCGIGGFSSRSVCDLGRGQRISFGGSCRSGVGVYGGAGVGRCGVAYGGGRFGVGTVVGFGNCGSYGGLGSYRGLGDGVAIGGYGGGIGSGVSVGGGRSEGIRGVSIHPELLKPLCVGVDPEECQVRTHEKEQIKNLNNQFACFIDKVRLLEQQNKVLTTKWELLQQYVLPASRRNLEPVFENFICNLRKQLECVLGERERLENEERCLRDLVQEFKCKYEDEINKRTAAENEFVVLKKDVDCLYLTKEELEVRVGLLRQQLEFLKCIYAEERAQLDCQLCDTSVIVQMDNSRDLDMEGIIKSVECCYEEIAQKSKAEVEAFYQTRLEELHSSRGKFCDDLRNNQSEIAELNRMIQKLQCESDNVKKQIAALQTAICDAEQRGDCALKDARQKLIDLQTALQQAKDKMACLLRDYQELLNVKLALDIEIATYRTLLEGEESRICTGNPVSVAVVSGGGTVGECRSLSGLGGKCTIKTGGAGAGLGVVSSFGGAGFSTRSVDCLPRVGAGFGARSAVSCVGREVISGAEGVQCTPGVATLGNVVCAGVEQCSPGTVIIPGAGVCGAGSRYGTAVRVVRTTR, encoded by the exons ATGAGTCGACAGTGCTACACGTCCAGCTCCCTCCTGGGCCGACGGGGCTTCTCCTCGGCGTCCGCCGTCTGCGGGCTcggcagagccagcagcagctcggCCTCGGTGTGCCAGCCGGTGGGCCGGCGCTGCGGCATCGGCGGCTTCAGCAGCCGCAGCGTCTGCGACCTGGGCAGGGGCCAGCGGATTTCCTTCGGCGGGAGCTGCCGCAGCGGGGTCGGGGTCTACGGCGGAGCCGGCGTGGGACGTTGCGGCGTGGCTTACGGCGGCGGCCGCTTTGGCGTGGGCACGGTCGTGGGGTTTGGTAACTGCGGCAGCTACGGGGGCCTGGGCAGCTACAGAGGTCTCGGGGACGGCGTGGCCATCGGAGGGTACGGCGGCGGCATCGGCAGCGGCGTCAGCGTCGGCGGAGGGCGGTCGGAAGGGATTCGGGGGGTCAGCATCCACCCGGAGCTCCTCAAGCCCCTGTGCGTGGGGGTGGACCCCGAGGAGTGCCAAGTGCGGACCCACGAGAAGGAGCAGATCAAGAACCTCAACAACCAGTTCGCCTGCTTCATCGACAAG gtgcggctgctggagcagcagaacAAGGTGCTGACCACCaagtgggagctgctgcagcagtacGTCCTGCCGGCCTCCCGGCGGAACCTGGAGCCCGTGTTCGAGAACTTCATCTGCAACCTGCGCAAGCAGCTGGAGTGCGTGCTGGGGGAGCGCGAGAGGCTGGAGAACGAGGAGCGCTGCCTCCGGGACCTGGTGCAAGAGTTCAAGTGCAA GTACGAAGATGAGATCAACAAGCGCACGGCCGCGGAGAACGAGTTCGTGGTGCTCAAGAAG GACGTGGACTGTCTGTACCTGAccaaggaggagctggaggtTCGCGTGGGGCTCCTGCGGCAGCAGCTCGAGTTCCTCAAGTGCATCTACGCCGAG GAGAGAGCTCAGCTGGATTGCCAGCTGTGCGACACCTCGGTCATCGTGCAAATGGACAACAGCCGCGACCTGGACATGGAGGGCATCATCAAGAGCGTCGAGTGCTGCTACGAGGAGATCGCCCAGAAGAGCAAGGCTGAAGTGGAGGCTTTCTACCAAACCAGG CTGGAGGAGCTCCACAGCAGCAGGGGCAAGTTCTGCGACGACCTGAGGAACAACCAGAGCGAGATAGCCGAGCTGAACCGGATGATCCAGAAGCTGCAGTGCGAGTCAGACAATGTGAAGAAACAG ATCGCGGCTCTGCAGACGGCCATCTGCGACGCGGAGCAGCGCGGCGACTGCGCCCTCAAAGACGCCCGGCAGAAGCTGATCGACCTGCAGACCGCGCTGCAGCAGGCCAAGGACAAGATGGCCTGTCTGCTGAGGGACTACCAGGAGCTGCTCAACGTCAAGCTGGCCCTGGACATCGAGATCGCCACGTACCGGACGCTgctggagggagaggagagcag GATATGTACCGGCAACCCTGTGAGCGTAG CCGTGGTGAGCGGCGGTGGCACCGTCGGGGAGTGCCGATCCCTGTCTGGACTGGGCGGCAAATGCACCATCAAGaccggcggggccggcgcgggtTTGGGGGTGGTCTCCTCCTTCGGCGGCGCCGGCTTTAGCACCCGCAGCGTGGATTGTCTGCCCAGGGTGGGCGCTGGCTTCGGGGCGAGGAGCGCGGTGAGCTGCGTGGGCCGAGAAGTGATTTCGGGCGCCGAGGGGGTGCAGTGCACCCCGGGGGTGGCCACGCTGGGCAACGTGGTGTGTGCCGGCGTGGAGCAGTGCAGCCCGGGGACCGTCATCATCCCCGGGGCCGGGGTCTGCGGCGCGGGGAGCAGGTACGGCACAGCCGTGCGCGTGGTCAGAACGACCCGGTAG
- the LOC136000623 gene encoding keratin, type II cytoskeletal 4-like encodes MSRQAPTVRSVLGRRGFSSASEICGRSYAASACPPARCGAYSSRSVCNLGGNRRISYVNGVCGTGCLGEFGFGGAGYGNVGGRVGLCGPRGFSIVRGYPDRKADGIQGICIDERLLKPLCVGVDPLEHEIRCQEKEQIKTLNTQFACFIDKVRFLEQQNKVLETKWGLLQQYVLPKKGKNLELYFENYICDLRKRLDCLLCEKQKLGSEECATSQLVEEFKCKYEEEINRRTTVENEFVALKKDADCIFLNKEELEVKVDLLRRQLELLKCVFEEERAQVDRQLCDTSVIVKMDNNRDLDMESIIKNVECWYQEIAQKSKEEVDAFYQTRFQELQDKRGKYCDDLQSNKCEISELTRMIQKLQCELENAKKQVSCLQTSICDVEQRGDCALKDAREKHVELQNALQKAKDELACMLRDYQELLNVKLALDIEIATYKTLLEGEESRICVGNPVSVSVVSSGYNIPDDCGMLAANAAACGYGSLGRRSGRHSSQNGGFSSRSAGIHPKRVISSVAKQCVPEVYCQAGGVNCKTGGFSSQSGGFPARTVVSTGNGGLNGRMGACPAGGVVSFGNQGCVVRQLGGSPVVVANSPEVVGCSSGVVGNYGVVRDPCVVP; translated from the exons ATGAGCAGACAGGCGCCTACGGTGAGATCCGTCCTGGGACGGAGAGGCTTCAGTTCGGCTTCGGAGATCTGTGGCCGCAGCTACGCCGCCTCCGCCTGCCCGCCCGCGCGCTGCGGCGCCTACAGCAGCAGGAGCGTCTGCAACCTGGGGGGCAACAGGAGGATTTCCTACGTGAACGGGGTCTGCGGTACGGGATGCTTGGGAGAGTTCGGCTTTGGAGGCGCAGGCTACGGTAACGTCGGAGGAAGGGTCGGCCTCTGCGGCCCCCGGGGATTTAGCATCGTGAGGGGTTACCCCGATCGCAAGGCCGATGGCATCCAGGGCATCTGCATCGACGAGCGGCTGCTGAAGCCCCTCTGTGTCGGGGTTGACCCGCTGGAACATGAAATTCGCTGCCAGGAGAAGGAACAGATCAAGACCCTCAACACCCAGTTCGCCTGCTTCATCGACAAG GTCCGATTCCtggagcagcagaacaaagtgCTGGAGACCAAATGGGGCCTCCTGCAGCAATATGTGCTGCCgaagaaagggaaaaacctGGAGCTGTACTTCGAGAACTACATCTGCGACCTGCGGAAGCGCCTGGACTGCTTGCTTTGCGAAAAGCAAAAACTGGGCAGCGAAGAATGTGCCACCAGCCAGCTGGTGGAGGAGTTCAAGTGCAA GTATGAGGAGGAAATTAACAGGCGGACAACAGTGGAGAATGAGTTTGTGGCACTCAAAAAG GACGCCGACTGCATCTTTCTgaacaaggaagagctggaggtGAAGGTGGATCTGTTAAGAAGGCAGCTGGAGCTGTTGAAATGTGTATTTGAGGAG GAACGAGCTCAGGTGGATCGGCAGCTGTGCGACACTTCAGTCATCGTCAAAATGGACAACAACCGCGACCTGGACATGGAGAGCATCATCAAGAACGTCGAATGCTGGTACCAAGAAATAGCTCAGAAGAGCAAAGAAGAAGTTGATGCTTTCTACCAAACCAGG TTTCAGGAGCTTCAGGATAAGAGAGGCAAATACTGCGACGATCTGCAAAGCAACAAGTGTGAGATTTCAGAGCTCACCCGGATGATACAGAAGCTGCAGTGTGAACTGGAGAACGCGAAGAAGCAG GTCTCCTGCCTGCAAACCTCCATCTGTGACGTTGAGCAGCGCGGGGACTGTGCCCTGAAAGATGCTCGGGAGAAGCACGTGGAGCTGCAGAACGCCCTCCAGAAGGCCAAGGACGAGCTGGCTTGCATGCTGCGGGACTACCAGGAGCTGCTGAACGTCAAGCTGGCCCTGGACATCGAGATCGCGACCTACAAGACCCTCCTGGAGGGTGAAGAGAGCAG GATATGTGTGGGGAACCCGGTGAGCGTGT CTGTGGTCAGCAGCGGCTACAACATCCCTGACGACTGCGGGATGCTGGCTGCAAACGCAGCTGCGTGCGGCTACGGCTCCCTGGGGAGACGATCGGGAAGACACAGCTCCCAGAACGGAGGGTTCAGCTCCCGGAGTGCTGGGATCCACCCCAAAAGAGTCATTAGCTCGGTGGCCAAGCAATGCGTCCCAGAGGTCTATTGCCAAGCCGGAGGGGTCAACTGCAAAACTGGGGGATTCAGCTCCCAGAGCGGGGGGTTCCCAGCCCGCACCGTCGTCAGCACGGGCAACGGGGGCTTGAATGGTAGGATGGGGGCTTGCCCAGCCGGTGGGGTGGTCAGCTTTGGAAACCAGGGCTGCGTGGTCAGGCAGCTGGGGGGCTCTCCCGTCGTGGTTGCCAACAGCCCCGAGGTGGTGGGGTGCAGCAGCGGCGTGGTGGGGAACTACGGGGTTGTCAGAGACCCGTGTGTTGTTCCCTAG
- the LOC136000618 gene encoding keratin, type II cytoskeletal 5-like — translation MSRQTFGVRAGGGGRSCSAASAVLPSGSRAGFSSMSVARAGGGGGGFGRLIGAGGGGGGGGFGSRSLYNLGGSKRISIGVGSSYRAAFGSGAGAGSGLGGGGGCGLGGGALGLGLGSAGFGFGGGAGGLGFGGGQGGGAGFGFGGVGAPGGFGTGLGGGRNPAGFGAGPPGVGTIQEVTVNQSLLAPLNLEIDPNIHQVRKDEKEQIKTLNNKFASFIDKVRFLEQQNKVLETKWTLLQDQGQKNNSGKSNLEPLFEAYISSLRWQLANLLGERGRMDGELKNMQDLVEDFKNKYEEEINRRTAAENEFVVLKKDVDAAYMSKVELEAKVDALTDELSFLRALYDAELAQLSAQVSDTAVILSMDNNRNLDLSSIIAEVKAQYEDIANRSRAEAEAWYQTKFEELQATAGKHGDDLRNTKGEISELNRLIQRIRSEIENTRNQCATLQTAIGDAEERGELALKDAKAKMIDLEDALQKAKADMARQLREYQELMNVKLALDIEIATYRKLLEGEESRLSGEGLNPISYSVISSSSSVAGGAGLGGGFGGLSLSGGGGGSGFSLGGGGGSGFGLGGGGGSGFGLGGGGGGGYSFGSGGGLGLGAGGGLGGGFGGGGALGTASALGYGGGGSGLSTGGGNFSSGSAKGSNPAVKIVSKTSSSKKSIKSQSLKNATPPE, via the exons ATGAGCCGGCAAACGTTCGGCGTGAGGGCGGGAGGGGGAGGCAGGTCCTGCAGCGCGGCCTCCGCCGTCCTTCCGAGCGGCAGCAGGGCCGGATTCAGCTCCATGTCGGTGGCACGAGCGGGAGGAGGTGGAGGCGGCTTTGGGAGGCTCATCGGAGCAGGTGGTGGAGGCGGTGGAGGTGGTTTTGGCAGCAGGAGCCTCTACAACCTCGGCGGTAGCAAGAGGATCTCCATCGGCGTTGGAAGCAGCTACCGAGCTGCTTTTGGGAGCGGGGCTGGCGCTGGCTCTGGCCTGGGGGGTGGCGGTGGCTGCGGACTCGGTGGCGGAGCTCTCGGACTCGGTCTCGGTAGTGCTGGATTTGGCTTTGGTGGAGGTGCCGGTGGGCTGGGCTTCGGCGGTGGACAGGGAGGCGGTGCGGGGTTTGGCTTTGGTGGGGTAGGGGCGCCGGGAGGGTtcggcacagggctggggggcggcaGGAACCCCGCGGGATTTGGCGCTGGCCCACCCGGAGTCGGGACAATCCAAGAAGTGACCGTCAACCAGAGTCTGCTGGCGCCGCTGAACCTGGAGATAGATCCAAACATCCATCAGGTGCGAAAAGACGAGAAGGAGCAAATCAAGACCCTCAACAACAAGTTTGCCTCTTTCATTGACAAG GTTCGCTTCCTGGAGCAGCAGAACAAGGTGCTGGAGACCAAATGGACCCTCCTGCAAGACCAGGGGCAAAAGAACAACTCGGGCAAAAGCAACCTGGAGCCGCTGTTCGAGGCGTACATCAGCAGCCTGCGGTGGCAGCTGGCCAACCTGCTCGGCGAGAGGGGCCGCATGGACGGGGAGCTGAAGAACATGCAAGACCTGGTCGAGGATTTCAAGAACAA atacGAGGAGGAAATCAACCGTCGCACTGCAGCGGAGAATGAATTTGTGGTGCTGAAGAAG GACGTGGACGCCGCTTACATGAGCAAGGTGGAGCTGGAGGCCAAGGTGGACGCGCTGACCGACGAGCTCAGCTTCCTCCGAGCCCTCTACGACGCG GAGCTGGCTCAGCTCAGCGCACAAGTGTCCGACACGGCCGTCATTCTGTCCATGGACAACAACCGCAACCTGGACCTCAGCAGCATCATCGCCGAGGTCAAAGCGCAGTACGAGGACATCGCCAACCGCAGCCGCGCCGAGGCAGAGGCCTGGTACCAAACCAAG TTCGAGGAGCTGCAGGCCACGGCCGGGAAGCACGGGGACGACCTGCGCAACACCAAGGGGGAGATCTCCGAGCTCAACCGGCTGATCCAGAGGATCCGCTCAGAGATCGAGAACACCAGGAACCAG TGTGCCACCCTGCAGACGGCCATCGGGGACGCCGAGGAGCGCGGGGAGCTGGCGCTCAAGGACGCCAAGGCCAAGATGATCGACCTGGAAGACGCGCTGCAGAAAGCCAAAGCCGACATGGCCCGGCAGCTGCGCGAGTACCAGGAGCTCATGAACGTCAAGCTGGCCCTGGACATCGAGATCGCGACCTACAGGAAGCTGCTGGAGGGcgaggagagcag GCTGAGCGGCGAGGGACTCAACCCTATCAGCTACT CTGTcatcagctccagctccagcgtGGCTGGTGGAGCTGGGTTAGGAGGAGGGTTTGGCGGACTGAGCCTAAGCGGAGGAGGCGGTGGAAGCGGCTTCAGCCTTGGAGGAGGCGGTGGAAGCGGTTTTGGTCTTGGAGGAGGCGGTGGAAGCGGTTTTGGTCTTGGCGGCGGCGGTGGTGGAGGCTACAGCTTTGGAAGCGGAGGAGGACTCGGGCTCGGGGCCGGCGGGGGTCTCGGCGGTGGGTTTGGAGGGGGCGGCGCTCTCGGCACCGCGAGCGCTCTTGGCTAcggaggaggcggcagcggccTGAGCACCGGCGGGGGCAACTTCAGCTCTGGAAGCGCAAAAGGCAGCAACCCGGCTGTGAAGATCGTCTCCAAAACCTCCTCCAGCAAAAAGAGCATCAAAAGCCAAAGCCTGAAGAACGCGACACCGCCCGAGTAA